One genomic window of Parcubacteria group bacterium includes the following:
- a CDS encoding MaoC family dehydratase translates to MSANWGNSNVGDRESFNITITRGMVTDFASLTGDKNLLHADRVFAQEKGFDDCVAHGMLLASLFSRLVGMYFLGNDNMYLSQTAEFRKPVLVGDVVTVAGEITEKLESVSLLRIKTTITNAQGEIAVLGEAKVGDRHYGG, encoded by the coding sequence ATGAGTGCTAATTGGGGCAATAGTAACGTCGGCGACCGGGAATCATTTAACATTACTATAACGCGGGGCATGGTAACGGATTTTGCGTCGCTTACCGGCGACAAGAATCTTCTGCATGCTGACCGCGTTTTTGCACAGGAAAAGGGATTTGATGATTGCGTGGCGCATGGTATGCTTCTTGCTTCTTTATTTTCCCGGCTCGTGGGCATGTATTTTTTGGGGAATGATAATATGTACCTTTCGCAAACCGCCGAATTCCGGAAGCCGGTGTTGGTCGGAGATGTAGTTACGGTCGCCGGGGAGATAACCGAAAAACTTGAATCCGTGTCCCTGCTGCGGATTAAAACTACCATTACCAATGCGCAGGGCGAAATCGCAGTTTTAGGAGAGGCAAAAGTAGGTGATAGACATTATGGCGGATAA
- a CDS encoding acyl carrier protein, translating to MNKKLYLILSEILGISAEDITEETSVDNTPSWDSFNGLMIVAELEKSYGVTFTIDEVVSVKKVADIKAALDKYAVEYEC from the coding sequence ATGAATAAAAAATTATATCTGATTTTGTCGGAGATTCTCGGCATCTCCGCAGAGGACATTACAGAAGAAACATCTGTAGATAACACGCCGAGCTGGGATTCGTTTAACGGACTCATGATTGTGGCAGAGCTTGAAAAATCTTATGGGGTTACGTTTACTATTGACGAAGTTGTTTCCGTTAAAAAGGTCGCAGACATTAAAGCGGCGCTTGATAAATACGCTGTTGAGTATGAGTGCTAA
- a CDS encoding HAD-IIIC family phosphatase, producing the protein MHKTTYHAALLSNFTVKGVEEKLRQQAARYGIPIQAYLGEYGQWQQEILGEELYAFKLDIIYLVVDFEDAVSQISLIDQLCFKTSAKIIVCTKVDESAADTAVNEELVRRFKNNTQVHVFDFNRWIASLGKDAYWNTKYRELADMRLAPHAFELFANELVAYLVPLAGKTKKCLVLDLDNTLWGGVIGEDGLSGIALSPSGAGSPFYEFQRAIKQLQESGIILAINSRNNEADVAEVFAKHRHMLLTEDDFAAARINWSNKAQNMQELAQELNIGLESMVFIDDDPRNRELVASALPEMAVIDLPRDPREYVSALRSYKGFTRFSITDEDRKKAHMYADEKKRRKLKEKSIDLESFLRGLRMRINIHPILDEHVARASQLTQKTNQFNLTTRRYQEEVLGDRHFAAFV; encoded by the coding sequence ATGCATAAAACAACATACCATGCAGCGTTGCTTTCTAATTTCACCGTTAAAGGGGTGGAAGAAAAGCTGCGCCAACAGGCCGCGCGTTATGGCATCCCAATCCAGGCGTACCTCGGGGAGTATGGGCAGTGGCAGCAGGAAATTTTAGGAGAGGAGTTGTACGCGTTTAAACTGGATATTATTTATCTGGTAGTGGATTTTGAGGATGCCGTGAGCCAAATATCCCTGATTGACCAGCTGTGCTTTAAAACTTCGGCAAAAATAATTGTATGCACCAAAGTTGACGAATCTGCGGCAGATACAGCGGTAAACGAGGAGCTTGTGCGCCGGTTTAAAAACAATACGCAGGTGCATGTTTTTGATTTCAACCGTTGGATTGCGTCTCTCGGTAAGGACGCCTACTGGAACACAAAGTACCGCGAGCTTGCCGATATGCGGCTCGCGCCGCATGCGTTTGAGCTTTTTGCAAACGAGCTTGTCGCATATCTGGTGCCGCTTGCCGGGAAAACAAAAAAGTGTCTGGTGCTGGATTTGGATAATACGCTCTGGGGAGGTGTTATCGGAGAAGATGGGCTCTCCGGCATCGCGCTTTCGCCGAGTGGCGCGGGATCGCCTTTTTACGAATTCCAGCGTGCCATTAAGCAATTACAGGAGAGCGGCATTATATTGGCCATCAACAGCAGGAATAACGAAGCCGACGTTGCGGAGGTGTTTGCGAAGCATAGGCATATGCTGCTTACGGAAGACGATTTTGCGGCAGCCCGCATTAACTGGAGCAACAAGGCGCAGAACATGCAGGAGCTGGCGCAGGAGCTGAACATCGGCCTTGAGAGCATGGTGTTTATTGACGATGATCCGCGCAATCGGGAACTGGTTGCGTCCGCGCTTCCCGAGATGGCGGTGATTGATCTTCCGCGCGATCCGCGGGAGTACGTGTCTGCGCTGCGTTCGTATAAAGGATTCACACGGTTCAGCATTACAGACGAGGACCGCAAAAAAGCGCATATGTATGCCGACGAAAAAAAAAGGAGAAAGCTTAAAGAGAAATCTATTGACCTTGAAAGTTTTTTGCGGGGGCTCCGGATGCGCATTAACATCCACCCGATCCTCGACGAACATGTTGCCCGCGCTTCGCAGCTTACCCAAAAAACTAACCAGTTCAATCTTACCACGCGCCGGTACCAAGAAGAGGTGCTGGGAGATAGACACTTTGCTGCTTTCGTGTAG
- a CDS encoding 4'-phosphopantetheinyl transferase superfamily protein: MIGIDIIAVRRFIKLAQGDFPHWKKFFTHEEWEYAFNRPNPSASLAGLYAAKEALMKAAGGDLVGRFDRISVAHQKDGTPRACIDGETSKHFYISISHTDETAVAVAARYA, from the coding sequence ATGATAGGAATTGACATTATTGCTGTCCGCCGTTTTATCAAGCTTGCGCAGGGTGATTTTCCGCATTGGAAAAAGTTTTTTACGCACGAGGAATGGGAATACGCATTCAACCGCCCGAATCCGTCCGCGAGTTTGGCCGGGTTGTACGCCGCGAAAGAAGCGCTTATGAAAGCTGCGGGCGGGGATCTGGTCGGCAGGTTTGACCGCATTTCCGTTGCGCACCAAAAGGACGGCACGCCCCGTGCCTGCATCGACGGGGAGACGAGCAAACACTTCTATATAAGCATTAGCCACACCGACGAAACCGCGGTTGCGGTTGCGGCGCGCTATGCATAA
- a CDS encoding MBOAT family protein, with amino-acid sequence MSFNSPLFFLFLVIVFLAYWRMHRKEQNLFLLFSSYVFYAWWDWRFLSLILISSATDFIVGQKLYSAQTRRAKKHWFLVSILVHLSLLGFFKYFNFFVESLQSLLAVAGFTDASLSTLHIILPVGISFYTFQTLSYSIELYQGKIRPTRDWVQFFVFVSFFPQLVAGPIERASHLLGQFKEKRVFELAKAYDGVRQILWGLFKKAVIADNIAAVVELAYRNPETIAGPQLFAATVFFAVQIYCDFSGYSDIAVGTARLFGIDLSRNFRYPYFSKNISEFWSRWHITLTSWFQDFIFVPLYMRISRIKDIARFAPAVRHSVSFYLATIIGLSLLGLWHGAAWTFIVFGFSQAVFIIVYHAIKKYWDRMGGFLQISLTFCMVLVGFVFFRAQSLSEALHIFGTIAADASPEMVAIFFAPMFVKKTIMAVLFVLVEWKQRTKEHVLRIEKAPVLVRWGIYYAIILCLLLLGNYDYHPFIYFQF; translated from the coding sequence ATGAGCTTTAACTCACCACTTTTTTTTCTTTTTCTCGTGATTGTATTTTTGGCGTACTGGAGGATGCACAGAAAAGAGCAGAATCTATTTCTGCTCTTTTCGAGTTACGTGTTTTACGCATGGTGGGATTGGCGGTTCTTGTCGCTCATCCTCATTTCAAGCGCAACGGATTTTATTGTGGGCCAAAAGCTTTATAGCGCACAAACGCGCCGCGCAAAAAAGCACTGGTTTCTGGTAAGTATTTTGGTGCACCTTTCGCTCTTGGGATTTTTTAAGTACTTTAATTTTTTCGTGGAATCACTGCAAAGCCTGCTCGCAGTCGCCGGATTCACGGATGCGTCGCTTTCCACACTGCATATTATACTGCCGGTAGGAATCAGTTTCTATACGTTCCAAACACTAAGCTACAGCATTGAGCTGTACCAAGGGAAAATACGCCCAACCCGTGACTGGGTGCAGTTTTTCGTGTTTGTTTCGTTTTTTCCCCAGCTGGTTGCGGGCCCCATTGAGCGCGCCTCCCATTTGTTGGGGCAGTTTAAGGAAAAGCGTGTTTTTGAATTGGCAAAAGCCTATGATGGCGTGCGCCAAATACTATGGGGGCTTTTTAAGAAAGCGGTGATTGCTGATAACATAGCCGCAGTGGTTGAGCTCGCATACAGGAACCCGGAGACTATTGCCGGGCCCCAGCTTTTTGCGGCTACTGTTTTTTTTGCGGTCCAGATATACTGCGACTTTTCCGGGTATTCGGACATAGCAGTTGGCACGGCTCGCTTGTTCGGGATTGATTTAAGCAGAAACTTCCGGTATCCGTATTTTTCAAAAAACATTTCAGAATTCTGGAGCCGATGGCACATTACACTCACCTCGTGGTTTCAGGATTTTATTTTTGTTCCACTATATATGCGCATTTCGCGCATTAAGGACATTGCCCGTTTTGCTCCGGCAGTTCGCCATAGCGTTTCTTTTTATCTTGCCACTATTATTGGGCTTTCTCTGTTGGGGTTATGGCACGGAGCTGCCTGGACGTTTATTGTGTTCGGATTTTCACAGGCTGTATTTATTATTGTATACCATGCAATTAAAAAGTACTGGGATCGGATGGGCGGATTTTTGCAAATTTCACTTACCTTTTGCATGGTGCTGGTTGGGTTTGTTTTTTTTAGGGCGCAGTCTCTTTCAGAAGCGCTGCATATTTTTGGCACCATAGCCGCCGACGCATCTCCTGAGATGGTTGCCATATTTTTCGCTCCCATGTTTGTTAAAAAAACAATCATGGCGGTGTTGTTTGTGCTGGTGGAATGGAAACAGCGCACCAAAGAGCATGTGCTGCGCATTGAAAAGGCGCCCGTGTTGGTTCGGTGGGGAATTTACTACGCCATTATTCTGTGTTTACTCCTTTTGGGTAATTACGATTACCATCCGTTTATCTATTTCCAGTTTTAG
- a CDS encoding DegT/DnrJ/EryC1/StrS family aminotransferase has translation MKIPFLNLKEINARHRDEIIGSVTSVIDSGHYILGERVSAFEKEFAEYCGTTYCVGVGNGLEALVLIIRAYKELGIFKEGDEIIVPANTYIATILAITENRLKPVLVEPDINTYNLDASLIEQYITKKTKAILVVHLYGLVGYSAQIQEIADKHGLKIIEDAAQAHGAAYQGKKAGSLGDAAGFSFYPGKNLGALGDAGAITTNDDALAETLRALRNYGSHKKYYNQYQGMNSRLDELHAAILSIKLKYLDADNQKRRAIARQYAERIANQRLILPSTESDESHVWHLFVVRTKERDAFQEYLSTQGIGTIIHYPVSPHKQAAFADWATQQYPVSEAIHATAISIPLYPTLSREAIDTVIAACNRYAP, from the coding sequence ATGAAGATTCCATTTTTAAACCTAAAAGAAATTAATGCCAGGCATCGGGATGAGATAATTGGTTCCGTCACTTCAGTCATTGATTCAGGCCATTATATCCTCGGCGAGCGGGTTTCCGCATTCGAAAAAGAATTTGCCGAGTATTGCGGGACCACATACTGCGTTGGCGTGGGCAACGGGTTGGAAGCTCTTGTTTTGATCATCCGCGCGTACAAAGAGCTTGGTATATTTAAGGAAGGCGACGAAATCATCGTGCCTGCGAACACGTACATCGCAACCATTCTTGCAATTACGGAAAATCGGCTCAAGCCGGTTTTGGTTGAGCCGGATATTAATACGTATAATCTTGACGCTAGTCTCATTGAACAGTATATAACCAAAAAAACAAAAGCCATACTTGTGGTTCATTTATATGGCCTGGTTGGTTATTCGGCACAGATACAGGAGATTGCGGATAAGCACGGTTTGAAAATTATAGAAGATGCGGCACAGGCACACGGAGCTGCATATCAAGGCAAGAAAGCCGGTTCCTTGGGAGATGCCGCGGGATTCAGTTTTTATCCCGGAAAGAATTTAGGGGCCTTAGGCGATGCGGGCGCGATTACTACGAATGATGATGCACTCGCCGAAACACTTCGCGCCTTAAGAAACTACGGGAGCCATAAAAAATACTACAACCAGTACCAAGGGATGAACAGCCGATTGGACGAACTACACGCCGCTATATTGTCCATTAAACTTAAATACTTGGATGCAGATAACCAAAAAAGGCGCGCCATCGCCAGGCAATACGCGGAACGTATTGCAAACCAAAGATTAATACTGCCCTCTACAGAGAGCGATGAATCGCATGTGTGGCACCTATTCGTGGTACGCACAAAAGAGAGGGATGCGTTTCAGGAGTATTTGTCAACGCAAGGGATTGGGACTATTATTCACTATCCGGTTTCTCCCCACAAACAAGCAGCATTTGCCGACTGGGCCACCCAGCAGTATCCGGTGAGCGAAGCAATACACGCAACAGCCATCAGCATTCCCCTCTATCCGACATTAAGCAGAGAGGCGATAGATACAGTCATTGCGGCATGCAATAGGTACGCTCCATGA
- a CDS encoding NAD-dependent epimerase/dehydratase family protein: MNIEEAYQRKNVLITGGLGFIGSNLARRLVALGANVTIIDSLIWSYGGNMFNVEDIQDKLIINIGDIRDRYSINHLIQGKDYLFNLAGQVSHIDSMKDPLTDLEINVTSQVSILEACRQFNPGIKIIYASSRQIYGKPQYLPADEKHPIQPTDVNGININAGEWYHILYNNVYGIRAASLRMTNVYGPRQLVKHNRQGFIGWFIRQAVEGNIIQLYGDGSQKRDLNFVDDVCDALLLVGSDEQANGQIYNLGSADIVSLKELAELLVELSGRGSCELVPWPEEKKKIDIGDYYGSFDKIKNDLGWQPKTPLREGLGKTIAYYKEHLDKYVD; this comes from the coding sequence ATGAATATAGAGGAAGCATACCAAAGAAAGAACGTTTTGATTACCGGCGGCTTGGGGTTTATCGGTTCCAATTTGGCACGCCGTTTGGTTGCGCTCGGAGCGAATGTCACCATTATTGATTCGTTGATTTGGTCGTATGGCGGGAATATGTTCAACGTGGAGGATATTCAAGATAAGCTCATTATTAACATTGGTGATATCCGCGACCGCTACAGCATCAACCATTTAATCCAGGGCAAAGACTATCTTTTTAATTTAGCAGGCCAGGTTTCGCACATTGATAGCATGAAAGACCCACTCACTGATTTAGAAATCAACGTCACTAGCCAGGTGTCTATTCTGGAAGCGTGCCGGCAGTTTAACCCGGGAATTAAAATCATTTATGCGTCATCACGCCAGATCTATGGCAAACCGCAGTATTTGCCTGCAGACGAAAAGCACCCAATCCAGCCCACAGACGTGAACGGCATCAACATCAATGCAGGTGAGTGGTACCATATTTTGTACAACAACGTGTATGGCATCCGGGCAGCCAGCTTGCGCATGACCAACGTGTATGGCCCGCGCCAGCTGGTAAAGCATAATCGCCAGGGCTTTATTGGTTGGTTTATCCGCCAAGCGGTTGAGGGGAATATCATTCAGCTGTACGGGGATGGCAGCCAGAAGCGGGATTTGAATTTTGTGGATGATGTCTGCGACGCGCTTTTGCTGGTTGGTTCAGACGAACAGGCTAACGGACAGATTTATAATCTTGGAAGCGCGGACATTGTCAGCTTAAAAGAGCTGGCCGAGCTTTTGGTGGAGCTTTCCGGGCGTGGCAGTTGCGAGCTTGTTCCTTGGCCCGAAGAAAAGAAAAAGATAGACATTGGGGATTACTATGGCAGTTTTGATAAAATTAAGAATGATCTTGGCTGGCAGCCAAAGACGCCCTTGCGCGAGGGGCTTGGAAAAACGATTGCATACTACAAAGAGCATTTGGATAAGTATGTGGATTAG
- a CDS encoding glycosyltransferase family 2 protein, giving the protein MRTTPYSISAFFPCYNDKGTIASLVLEVKKVLERLTDDYEIIVIDDGSTDGSRELLLHLQHDVAKLKLVMHEKNRGYGGALRSGFAAAIKDLIFYTDGDGQYDVKELPLLLEKMSDDVDIVNGFKIKRHDPLHRILVGWFYQEIMRLAFWLPIRDPDCDYRLIRRKVFDKVALTSSTGTITIEMVKKFQQAGFKFAQVGVHHYFRMYGTSQFFNFRRVFRTLWQLMFMWFDLILFKKKL; this is encoded by the coding sequence ATGCGCACCACACCATACTCAATTTCTGCGTTCTTTCCCTGCTACAACGACAAAGGGACTATTGCTTCTTTGGTGTTGGAAGTAAAAAAAGTTCTTGAACGCCTTACGGATGATTATGAAATCATTGTGATTGACGACGGATCTACAGATGGCAGCCGTGAGCTTTTGTTGCATCTCCAGCATGATGTTGCCAAACTGAAGCTCGTGATGCACGAAAAAAATCGCGGTTACGGGGGGGCGCTGCGTTCCGGTTTTGCAGCCGCAATTAAGGATTTGATTTTCTATACGGATGGGGATGGGCAGTATGACGTAAAAGAACTGCCCTTGCTTCTGGAAAAGATGTCTGATGATGTGGACATTGTGAACGGATTTAAAATCAAGCGTCATGATCCACTGCATCGCATTCTCGTCGGTTGGTTTTACCAAGAAATAATGCGCCTCGCGTTCTGGCTTCCCATCCGCGATCCGGACTGCGATTATCGTCTGATTAGGCGAAAGGTATTTGATAAAGTCGCGCTCACCAGTAGTACGGGCACCATCACTATAGAAATGGTTAAAAAGTTTCAGCAGGCCGGATTCAAGTTCGCGCAGGTCGGCGTGCATCACTACTTCCGCATGTATGGCACGTCCCAGTTCTTCAATTTTCGGCGCGTATTCCGCACGTTATGGCAACTGATGTTTATGTGGTTTGATTTGATTTTGTTTAAAAAGAAGCTATGA
- a CDS encoding class I SAM-dependent methyltransferase, translating to MTPWDLFFKEKITKIFSERRTVIDIGGGLRVLKGRGNRYDPKRAWIAPYFKEVDYKILDPVPDFNPDIVGDIHHLPFGDASQEAILCLAVLEHVENPTQAFQEMFRVLKPGGYCFIYVPFLFYYHAEVGYYKDYWRFSEDAIRHLSRDFSRVEFQNVRGALETWLHISPLGRIGILRAICRLLDRTFGKSQSKQTSGYYAFLEK from the coding sequence ATGACGCCCTGGGATTTGTTTTTTAAAGAAAAAATTACTAAGATTTTTAGTGAGCGCAGAACAGTTATTGATATCGGCGGCGGTTTGCGCGTGCTTAAGGGGCGCGGCAACCGATACGATCCCAAGCGCGCGTGGATTGCTCCATATTTTAAAGAGGTTGATTACAAAATACTGGATCCGGTTCCTGATTTTAATCCGGACATTGTCGGCGACATCCATCATCTGCCGTTTGGAGATGCAAGCCAAGAAGCAATACTATGCCTGGCAGTTTTGGAGCATGTGGAAAATCCTACTCAGGCGTTCCAAGAAATGTTCCGGGTGCTCAAGCCGGGCGGATACTGCTTTATTTATGTTCCTTTTTTGTTTTACTACCATGCTGAAGTAGGCTACTATAAGGACTATTGGCGGTTCTCCGAGGACGCAATCCGCCATTTAAGTCGTGATTTTTCACGGGTTGAATTCCAGAATGTTCGCGGTGCCCTCGAAACATGGCTGCACATCAGCCCGCTGGGGAGGATTGGCATATTGCGGGCAATATGCAGGTTGCTCGACAGGACTTTTGGAAAATCACAAAGCAAACAGACGAGCGGATATTATGCCTTTTTAGAAAAATAA
- a CDS encoding glycosyltransferase, which produces MEKVRCTVEVLTYNSEQTLGRCLESVKDFDDIIVLDGNSTDQTRKIAKQYHARIVPQRETNKQNIRIEHFADVRNKGIALAKHDWFLYIDSDEYLSQAAVEEIRGIIARGKDNIYFAYNLPRVPVVGKKIIDRLRPSYQVRFFYLPAVEGFIKRIHERITIKIGYQVGTLLNPEYVPLEDISVLQEKWSGYIDMQLQDIVITPKILFLKTSANIKKFFKYWVKYAIGLVRRPRSRLPFWYEYHNAAYHLRIVWRLWRLYITKKI; this is translated from the coding sequence ATGGAAAAAGTTCGGTGTACCGTGGAAGTGCTGACCTACAATTCAGAACAAACATTAGGCCGATGTCTGGAAAGTGTTAAGGATTTTGATGATATTATTGTTTTAGATGGCAACAGCACGGATCAAACTCGCAAAATTGCAAAACAGTACCATGCTCGGATTGTTCCGCAACGAGAGACGAACAAGCAAAATATCCGTATTGAACACTTTGCCGACGTTCGGAACAAGGGCATTGCATTGGCTAAACATGACTGGTTTTTATATATTGACAGCGATGAATACTTGTCCCAAGCCGCAGTAGAGGAGATTCGAGGCATTATTGCGCGAGGCAAGGATAATATTTACTTTGCGTACAATCTTCCCCGTGTGCCGGTTGTTGGGAAGAAAATAATAGACCGGTTGCGGCCTAGTTATCAAGTGCGTTTTTTCTATCTACCTGCCGTTGAGGGGTTTATAAAACGGATTCATGAGCGCATTACAATTAAGATCGGGTATCAAGTCGGTACGCTTTTGAATCCTGAATATGTGCCGCTTGAGGATATTAGTGTGCTTCAAGAAAAGTGGTCGGGATATATTGACATGCAGCTGCAGGACATAGTTATCACTCCGAAAATCTTGTTTTTAAAAACAAGCGCAAATATTAAAAAGTTTTTTAAGTACTGGGTAAAATATGCCATAGGACTCGTGCGGAGACCTAGAAGCCGCCTGCCATTTTGGTATGAGTACCATAATGCTGCATACCATCTCAGGATAGTTTGGCGGCTTTGGAGATTATATATAACGAAAAAAATATGA
- a CDS encoding methyltransferase domain-containing protein produces MTHTEALTKAYGVLSPYSDKQRWEFNNNLVHLLHITKHIPKESAILDVGCGIGILDVALILLGYNVMGVDKYMFEPNNTFGIRDIEGLKAVWEEHGLSIVPKDILRDDVGGTYGAVISIATIEHQKDPKRFLGCMLDVLEPAGLLYIATPNISHLLNRIRLLFGRSPVSGHLPNFFNRGENYEGHWREYTLSELAHMFDWLGVSSIQTCNVQSMRIQLSLASVRSWYVSLFRMLAYMIPGTRDTNIIIGRKQ; encoded by the coding sequence ATGACACATACAGAAGCACTCACTAAAGCATATGGCGTGCTGTCCCCGTACAGCGACAAGCAGCGATGGGAGTTTAATAACAACCTCGTCCACCTGCTCCATATCACCAAACACATCCCTAAAGAGAGCGCGATTTTAGATGTCGGCTGCGGCATCGGGATTTTGGACGTGGCGCTCATACTACTCGGCTACAATGTCATGGGCGTTGATAAGTACATGTTTGAGCCGAACAACACATTCGGCATCCGTGATATTGAAGGTCTAAAGGCTGTTTGGGAAGAGCATGGATTGTCCATTGTACCTAAAGACATTCTGCGGGATGATGTGGGCGGGACATACGGGGCAGTCATCAGCATTGCAACCATTGAGCACCAAAAGGATCCCAAACGGTTTTTGGGGTGTATGCTTGATGTTTTGGAGCCGGCCGGCCTGCTCTATATTGCAACACCGAACATCAGCCATTTATTGAACCGCATTCGGTTGCTATTCGGTCGCTCGCCCGTTTCCGGCCATTTGCCAAACTTTTTTAACCGCGGAGAGAACTATGAAGGTCACTGGCGCGAGTATACACTAAGCGAATTAGCACACATGTTTGATTGGCTTGGGGTAAGTAGTATACAAACATGCAATGTCCAGAGCATGCGGATTCAACTTTCCCTAGCTTCTGTGCGGTCGTGGTATGTAAGTTTATTTCGGATGCTTGCGTACATGATTCCTGGCACCAGAGATACGAATATTATTATCGGCCGAAAGCAATAG
- a CDS encoding glycosyltransferase family 4 protein, with protein sequence MKKILIISPKFPLPTTGACEQDRLSGFLQLKRLGFDVRIVSKYFDWQDRDAIMSWGRERGMVIDLIPYEQKSFFQKLTQFLNPINWDGAAYEYKLPGIQQAVRTAISEFKPDVAWFEYTYLYPLYHIFRERNIPIVTRSINVEPSHFLQEDGVSITNLIKFLPKWYSELHTIRASDYLFAITPNEERQYKKLGAKRVATLPLRSLPRLAKQSRDIRESDVLHLFFMGASYNVHHNRKAAEFIIKEVAPEVEKRAPGKFFFHILGKKLPKDLSVLCVNNIKEEGFVDDLDAFLMNEADAAVIPSIMGAGMQQKIFEPLVYGIPSVVSSRGIAGYLYQDKKHALFADTKDEFVKQILKLQDINLRRQLSKNALALSQDLFSQERLDSIVMEGLHAL encoded by the coding sequence ATGAAAAAAATACTCATTATCAGCCCCAAATTCCCCCTACCAACTACAGGTGCGTGCGAGCAGGATAGGTTGTCCGGATTTTTGCAGTTAAAACGTTTGGGTTTTGATGTGCGCATCGTCTCAAAATATTTTGATTGGCAGGATAGGGATGCCATCATGTCATGGGGCCGCGAGCGTGGCATGGTCATTGATTTGATTCCTTATGAACAAAAGAGCTTTTTTCAAAAACTCACGCAGTTTTTGAATCCAATCAATTGGGACGGCGCGGCGTACGAGTACAAGCTTCCCGGCATTCAGCAGGCAGTCAGAACCGCAATCAGCGAGTTCAAGCCGGATGTCGCGTGGTTTGAGTATACGTACCTCTACCCGCTGTATCATATTTTCAGAGAGCGGAACATCCCTATTGTTACGCGGTCAATCAATGTTGAGCCGAGTCACTTTTTACAGGAAGATGGGGTGAGTATCACGAATCTCATAAAATTTTTACCCAAGTGGTATTCAGAATTACACACTATACGCGCGAGCGATTACCTGTTCGCCATAACCCCCAACGAGGAACGTCAATACAAGAAATTGGGCGCAAAACGGGTCGCCACTCTGCCCTTGCGTAGCTTGCCGCGTCTGGCGAAACAGTCGCGGGATATCCGCGAGAGCGACGTACTGCATTTGTTTTTCATGGGCGCTTCGTACAATGTGCACCATAACCGAAAAGCGGCTGAGTTCATTATCAAAGAAGTGGCGCCGGAGGTGGAAAAGCGCGCTCCCGGAAAATTCTTTTTCCATATTCTGGGCAAGAAACTGCCAAAAGATTTATCCGTATTGTGCGTCAACAATATAAAAGAAGAAGGGTTTGTTGATGATCTGGACGCGTTTCTTATGAATGAAGCTGATGCGGCAGTGATTCCTTCCATTATGGGTGCAGGCATGCAGCAGAAGATTTTTGAGCCGCTTGTGTATGGAATCCCGTCAGTCGTGTCGTCGCGTGGCATTGCCGGATATCTGTATCAAGACAAAAAGCACGCTTTGTTTGCTGATACAAAAGATGAATTTGTAAAGCAAATTTTAAAGCTTCAAGACATTAACCTGCGCCGTCAATTGTCAAAAAATGCGTTAGCGTTAAGCCAAGACCTGTTTTCACAAGAGCGACTTGATAGCATTGTCATGGAAGGGTTACATGCGCTATGA